From Saccopteryx leptura isolate mSacLep1 chromosome 3, mSacLep1_pri_phased_curated, whole genome shotgun sequence, one genomic window encodes:
- the TBP gene encoding TATA-box-binding protein — protein sequence MDQNNSLPPYAQGLASPQGAMTPGIPIFSPMMPYGTGLTPQPIQNTNSLSILEEQQRQQQQQQQQQQQQQQQQQQQQQQQQQQQQQQVAVTTVTAAVQQSASQPATQGASGQTQLFHSQTLTTAPLPGTTPLYPSPMTPMTPITPATPASESSGIVPQLQNIVSTVNLGCKLDLKTIALRARNAEYNPKRFAAVIMRIREPRTTALIFSSGKMVCTGAKSEEQSRLAARKYARVVQKLGFPAKFLDFKIQNMVGSCDVKFPIRLEGLVLTHQQFSSYEPELFPGLIYRMIKPRIVLLIFVSGKVVLTGAKVRAEIYEAFENIYPILKGFRKTT from the exons GGCGCCATGACCCCTGGAATCCCTATCTTCAGTCCCATGATGCCGTATGGCACGGGGCTGACTCCACAGCCCATTCAGAACACCAACAGTCTGTCCATCCTGGAGGAGCAGCaacggcagcagcagcagcagcagcagcagcaacaacaacaacaacagcagcaacagcagcagcagcagcagcagcagcagcagcagcagcagcaggtggcAGTGACGACAGTGACGGCCGCTGTTCAGCAGTCAGCATCCCAGCCGGCGACTCAGGGGGCCTCAGGACAGACGCAGCTCTTCCATTCACAGACTCTCACGACGGCACCCTTGCCGGGCACCACGCCCCTGTACCCTTCGCCCATGACCCCCATGACCCCCATCACACCTGCCACGCCGGCCTCTGAGAGTTCCGGGATCGTGCCACAGCTGCA AAATATCGTATCCACAGTGAATCTTGGTTGTAAACTTGACCTAAAGACCATTGCACTTCGTGCCCGAAATGCTGAATATAATCCCAAG CGGTTTGCGGCTGTGATCATGAGAATAAGGGAGCCCCGGACCACGGCACTGATCTTCAGCTCTGGGAAGATGGTGTGCACAGGCGCCAAGAG tgAAGAGCAGTCCCGACTAGCAGCGAGAAAGTATGCCAGAGTTGTGCAGAAGTTGGGTTTCCCAGCCAAGTTCTTGGACTTCAAGATCCAGAACATGGTGGGAAGCTGTGACGTGAAGTTCCCCATCAGGTTGGAGGGCCTTGTGTTGACCCACCAGCAGTTCAGTAG TTATGAGCCAGAGTTATTTCCTGGTTTAATCTACAGAATGATCAAACCCAGAATTGTTctccttatttttgtttctggAAAAGTTGTATTAACAG GTGCTAAAGTCAGAGCGGAAATTTACGAAGCCTTTGAAAACATCTACCCTATTCTCAAGGGCTTCAGAAAGACGACGTAA